The proteins below come from a single Thermotoga sp. genomic window:
- a CDS encoding nucleoside-diphosphate sugar epimerase/dehydratase: protein MVNVRKLLLFFLDTGLTLFSGVVALFARFGFNFQEMFRYDESVFVYTLISMVVYVLNGNYSVVWEYANARDFLLLIRGSTVSYISTLAFFYFYRDVVLPRSVGFATFLGSMILIVLSRITWQWLTLNRKGRPTEKRIMIVGAGDAGVSILEEFEKHPHLGKVVAFMDDSPRKVGRRVRGIPVFGPIDKTMEYAEKLGVDEIIVAIPSATRQQMERILENIDLKRVRVKTLPSIRELMEERVRLSHLKEISIEDLLGREEIRIDVRGIENLLKGKRILVTGAGGSIGSELCKQISKMNPEELILLGHGENSIYLIDEFLSENFPNLKKKRVIVDVASENLMELWMAKLKPDIVFHVAAHKHVPLMEENPLEAFRVNILGTINLVELSKRVRVKHFVFISTDKAVNPTSVMGLTKRISELYIMAQDAGETKFSIVRFGNVLGSRGSVVEKFKRQIEKGGPVTVTDPRMKRYFMSIPEAVSLILQSILYSSGKDLFILDMGEQISIVKLAETMIMLSGFVPHQDIKIVYTGVRPGEKMCEELTYPYEKKEPTLHPKIFRVKPDLFPSGETIHRAVLSMKQAFERKDTKALLSEMIKLVPEAKLNAGVSD from the coding sequence ATGGTGAACGTGAGGAAATTGTTGTTGTTTTTCCTGGACACGGGCTTGACCCTCTTTTCCGGTGTGGTGGCGCTATTTGCAAGGTTCGGTTTCAACTTTCAGGAAATGTTCCGTTACGATGAGTCGGTGTTCGTATACACGCTCATCTCGATGGTTGTTTACGTGCTGAACGGAAACTACTCCGTCGTGTGGGAGTACGCCAACGCGAGGGATTTTCTTCTGTTGATAAGGGGAAGCACCGTATCGTATATTTCCACTCTTGCTTTCTTCTACTTCTACCGCGATGTGGTCCTTCCTCGCTCCGTCGGTTTTGCCACCTTCCTTGGCTCAATGATTCTCATAGTTCTGAGCAGGATCACCTGGCAGTGGTTGACGTTGAACCGAAAAGGACGACCCACAGAGAAGAGGATCATGATTGTTGGAGCAGGTGACGCGGGAGTTTCTATCCTGGAAGAATTCGAAAAACATCCCCACCTTGGAAAGGTCGTCGCCTTCATGGACGACTCGCCACGGAAGGTAGGAAGAAGAGTGAGAGGGATCCCTGTCTTCGGCCCTATCGACAAAACGATGGAATACGCTGAAAAACTCGGTGTGGATGAAATAATTGTGGCCATTCCATCTGCCACAAGACAACAAATGGAACGCATCCTTGAAAACATAGATCTGAAAAGAGTCAGAGTGAAAACCCTTCCGAGCATCAGAGAGCTGATGGAGGAACGGGTGAGACTCTCGCACTTAAAGGAGATATCGATAGAAGACCTTCTCGGGAGGGAAGAGATAAGGATCGACGTGCGTGGAATAGAGAATCTTTTGAAAGGGAAAAGAATACTCGTGACGGGTGCCGGGGGGAGTATAGGATCTGAACTCTGCAAACAGATATCGAAGATGAATCCTGAAGAACTTATCCTCCTAGGGCATGGTGAAAACAGCATATATTTGATAGACGAATTTCTCAGCGAAAATTTCCCGAATCTGAAAAAGAAAAGGGTGATAGTGGACGTTGCCAGCGAGAATCTTATGGAACTCTGGATGGCGAAGCTGAAACCGGATATCGTCTTCCATGTGGCTGCTCACAAACACGTGCCTTTGATGGAGGAAAATCCGCTGGAAGCCTTCCGAGTGAACATCCTTGGGACGATCAACTTGGTGGAGCTTTCTAAAAGGGTGAGGGTGAAGCACTTTGTCTTCATTTCTACTGACAAGGCAGTGAACCCCACTTCTGTAATGGGCCTCACAAAGAGGATCTCGGAGCTCTACATTATGGCACAGGATGCGGGTGAAACGAAATTTTCGATTGTGAGATTCGGAAACGTCCTGGGAAGTCGAGGCAGTGTAGTGGAGAAGTTCAAGCGTCAGATAGAAAAAGGTGGACCGGTGACCGTAACCGATCCGCGGATGAAGAGGTACTTCATGTCCATACCGGAGGCAGTCTCCCTCATCCTTCAATCCATACTGTATTCGTCGGGCAAAGATCTTTTCATCCTCGATATGGGGGAGCAGATATCCATCGTGAAACTCGCGGAAACGATGATCATGCTCTCGGGGTTCGTGCCCCACCAAGACATAAAGATAGTCTACACCGGTGTCAGGCCAGGAGAGAAGATGTGCGAAGAACTCACCTACCCCTACGAAAAGAAGGAACCCACTCTGCACCCCAAGATATTCAGAGTGAAGCCTGACCTTTTCCCTTCCGGGGAAACGATTCACAGGGCAGTTCTCTCCATGAAACAGGCCTTTGAGAGGAAGGACACAAAGGCTCTTCTTTCTGAAATGATAAAACTCGTTCCGGAGGCAAAATTGAATGCTGGAGTTTCTGACTAG
- a CDS encoding glycosyltransferase family 4 protein yields MLEFLTSFLWTCVLAFLGKRTGFLDHPSFRKTHRRAVPPVGGIAIFLTLLMFEKDNPIFPYSVPMFILGLLDDLFDLSYRLKLIVTVLVSLWFVASTSTDTFIFGLKVHSTFLLIWFVGMMNAFNVIDGLDGLLGGISIVSSFLIGEEGLAFSLLGFLPMNLPPARVFLGNSGAFFLGAFLSMSTVRFFRGDMGFATLFLGLPFYEIVFSFLRRVISGRNPFSADEFHTHHVFSRGLGKWHALIVLVAFSSFFNLLGLTEKFHVFFLFLIACGVLFLSYGMFQGSDRNFNL; encoded by the coding sequence ATGCTGGAGTTTCTGACTAGTTTCCTGTGGACCTGCGTGCTGGCCTTTCTGGGGAAAAGAACGGGTTTTCTCGACCATCCCTCTTTCAGAAAAACGCACAGAAGAGCTGTTCCTCCAGTTGGGGGTATTGCCATCTTTCTAACGCTTCTAATGTTTGAGAAAGACAATCCGATTTTTCCCTACTCGGTTCCCATGTTCATCCTTGGCCTTTTGGACGATTTGTTCGATCTGTCATACAGGTTGAAACTCATCGTTACCGTCCTTGTTTCACTGTGGTTTGTGGCCTCGACTTCAACCGACACCTTCATCTTCGGATTGAAAGTCCATTCTACTTTCCTTCTCATCTGGTTCGTTGGTATGATGAATGCTTTCAATGTGATAGACGGCCTGGACGGATTACTGGGGGGAATCTCCATTGTTTCTTCATTTTTGATAGGTGAGGAGGGCCTGGCTTTTTCCCTTCTTGGTTTTCTTCCCATGAATCTTCCACCAGCAAGGGTCTTCCTTGGAAACAGCGGTGCTTTTTTCCTTGGTGCTTTCCTTTCCATGTCAACCGTGAGGTTCTTTCGTGGAGACATGGGATTTGCCACCCTCTTCCTCGGCCTTCCTTTCTACGAGATAGTCTTCAGTTTTTTGAGGCGGGTGATTTCTGGAAGGAATCCCTTTTCAGCTGACGAGTTTCACACCCACCACGTGTTCAGCAGAGGTCTTGGGAAATGGCATGCGCTCATCGTATTGGTGGCATTTTCTTCTTTCTTTAATCTCCTTGGTTTAACCGAGAAGTTCCATGTCTTCTTCCTTTTCCTGATCGCCTGTGGTGTTCTCTTTCTCTCCTACGGCATGTTTCAAGGCAGCGATCGCAACTTCAATTTGTGA
- a CDS encoding DUF1385 domain-containing protein gives MRVGGQAVIEGVLIIARKVSLAVRKADGEIEVKDLGVVNFPKWSRIPFIRGFYSLFISLYFGIKALNLSSEISSGEQMKSSEKLFSLLLAIGLAVGLFVAVPILLTNFLVEKKGEFLYSIVEGFIRVGLFLLYVWIISLFRDVKRVFQFHGAEHMTIHAYEHGENLSVESVKKYSTIHPRCGTNFLMIFLIVAVVLLSIFGSVVSLSTWTRILSRLILLPIAAGVSYELLKVAAFLNGRGWVKILYLPGYLLQHLTTARPDDSQIEVAIAALKHAVGEKENTTGDQEKEEDMELLG, from the coding sequence GTGAGGGTTGGAGGCCAGGCAGTCATCGAGGGTGTCCTCATAATAGCCAGAAAGGTATCTTTAGCCGTCAGAAAAGCAGACGGAGAGATCGAAGTCAAAGATCTGGGAGTCGTGAATTTTCCGAAGTGGTCAAGAATTCCCTTCATAAGGGGTTTTTACTCGCTGTTCATCTCCCTTTACTTTGGAATAAAGGCCCTCAACCTCTCCTCAGAGATCTCCTCCGGCGAACAGATGAAAAGCAGTGAAAAACTCTTCTCCTTGCTGCTGGCGATAGGACTCGCGGTTGGGCTTTTTGTTGCCGTTCCCATTCTTCTGACTAACTTTCTGGTGGAAAAGAAAGGAGAGTTTCTTTACTCTATCGTGGAAGGTTTCATCAGGGTGGGTCTCTTCCTTCTCTACGTGTGGATCATCTCTCTGTTCCGGGATGTGAAACGGGTGTTTCAATTTCATGGAGCAGAACACATGACCATTCACGCGTACGAACATGGTGAAAATTTATCCGTGGAGAGTGTAAAGAAATACTCCACCATACATCCAAGATGTGGGACCAACTTTCTCATGATATTCTTAATCGTAGCTGTCGTTCTCCTCAGTATCTTTGGAAGTGTGGTGAGCCTTTCCACCTGGACAAGGATTCTGTCGAGGCTGATTTTACTTCCCATCGCTGCGGGAGTTTCCTATGAGCTCTTGAAGGTTGCTGCATTTCTCAACGGAAGGGGCTGGGTGAAGATCCTCTATCTTCCAGGGTATCTTCTTCAACACCTGACCACAGCAAGGCCAGATGATTCACAAATTGAAGTTGCGATCGCTGCCTTGAAACATGCCGTAGGAGAGAAAGAGAACACCACAGGCGATCAGGAAAAGGAAGAAGACATGGAACTTCTCGGTTAA
- the amrA gene encoding AmmeMemoRadiSam system protein A — MIGEHPYVKWAIRVIENYVKYGKIIEPDELVPKELLERRAGAFVTLHRVDGSLRGCIGTYLPTKPNLALEIRDNAIAAATQDPRFPPVTPDELGKIVVHVDILSSPERIKDISVLDPKKYGVIVAKGWKKGLLLPDIEGVDTVEEQLRIAKLKAGIPEWDRDVEIYRFTVERYK, encoded by the coding sequence ATGATAGGTGAGCATCCATACGTGAAGTGGGCAATAAGGGTGATAGAGAATTACGTGAAATATGGAAAGATCATAGAACCTGATGAGCTGGTTCCGAAGGAGCTTCTCGAAAGAAGAGCAGGTGCTTTTGTGACCCTCCACAGAGTGGATGGATCGTTGAGAGGCTGTATTGGAACATATCTTCCCACAAAGCCGAACCTTGCCCTTGAGATAAGAGACAACGCCATTGCGGCGGCCACGCAGGATCCTCGCTTTCCTCCGGTCACCCCTGACGAGCTGGGTAAGATCGTAGTCCACGTGGACATACTGAGTTCTCCTGAACGCATCAAGGATATCTCGGTTTTGGATCCAAAGAAGTATGGTGTGATCGTTGCGAAGGGTTGGAAGAAGGGGTTACTTCTTCCGGACATAGAAGGTGTTGACACTGTAGAAGAACAGCTTCGAATAGCAAAACTGAAGGCAGGCATCCCAGAATGGGACAGGGATGTGGAGATATACAGGTTCACCGTCGAACGCTATAAATGA